ATCCTAaaaagaccttatcagattctcATGATGTTATAAAGGTAAATGTAACAATAACGAAGCAGTCAATGTTTATACGTAACATAGATTATCTATTTTGTTCATGAgggtattaaaaaaaaaatgtttgacaCAACATGCAACTCGAATGAGAATTTCACATAAATcatatctatactaataaagttTGTTTTTCTCTCTTCTAAGGAAGCCATCTCAGCATTGAGTGTTCCTTCTTTTGACACTTGAAATTTTTACAAACGAGATTTAACGTCCTTTGTTAGTCGTTTACAAGGCTATGTAATTCATGTGACCCAGAACTAACCAATCTTAGCCCACCAAAAGCCCATATCAGCTTCCATCTTCTTTCTCGGCTAGGAAAACCTTGCTTCCACACCCTCTCTGATACCGCCTTCGTAACAGCTCTGCTGTCTTTCACACCAAGTAATAAAGCTTCTCATTTATGGGTTTCAACCCAAACCTCCCACTATGTAACATTAAATTTTCCTACCCTTGTTGATTTGGGATTCCGGTCTTTTCATCCTATAAAATGTACACAGTGGTGAATATCACTGAATCCAACTTTTTCCTAACTAATACTTTCATACTCAGCCAATAGCAATGATTTCTCCACCATCTTTTGCTTTCTGATTTGAAGTTCGGCCACTGTTGAGGATATGATCCTAGAAATCATCAAGATgattaagaagaaaaatatcaaaGCTCAACAATCATATTGGTAACTCACGACTCAAGCTCAACAATCATATTGGTAACTCACGGCTCATTGGATATGAAGAACAGTGAAATATATACATTGGATATGTTATATATACTAGGTGTTTTTCTGCACCATGTTCATAAataaaagtttcaaattttatattatatttaaaataaatctttgttaattttagattttattatgttctagaatttacttttaaaattacatgtaaaattaagataaaactaagtatttttatttaaatgtatatttaataagatgtgtatatattaaaatattaatctcggaaattttttttatctatttcttttggttaaaatatattaaatcaaattctaaaaaaattaagagaaatttTTGTTAgctatataattatcaaaacgtaaaactaaataaaattttaaaaaatttgtatatattaaaatgaaactAATGGTATTGGGAttagaaaattacatttttttaaaaaaaaaacaactagctaaaattttgaagaattgttttaataataaaatttatataattataaaaaatagaattaaagaatattttaaaaattgtaaattatGACTATATTTCTATTACAActgttatattatttttattatactaatgatgatatatgagttattatcatattctaaaaagtttagcaaaattataaaacaacattaaatgtaaatgTTCATGTCACAATTAAATTCAAGCTATGTCATCATTAGTAGTAATGCCATGTCaccatttttctttcaaaatcaatGTGGTAATGACACGTGGCAAATCACTTGTCAAATAATGTATAGAGGATGGTTGAGCCCATTTTGGAGGCGATACAAGTCCAAGAATAGTAAAAAATAGTTGCTCTATTTCTGGTCAAAAGTGATGAACATTGGAGTGAATTAGTCAAAGAAGGCCAAGAGATGTTCAACAAACATTTAGTAGCATTGTTGTTTTtataacgctgatttattatgacattacatttatgagaaatattacataaatagtAGCATTGTTTTTAGTTTAGTCTTTGCTTGACTTCAATACACTTAAATAATTAATAGCAGTCCAATAAATAAGTTGTAATTTCCATTGAAATAAAACAGACTTTTCTTGTTATTCTTGGAAACCCTTTTTGAGAGTGATTCTCATGTTTGTTCATTCAGGAACTTTTCGATATTTAATTTGGTGTAAAACTGAGATAAAACCGGTAGTATCAAGTGaatctctccatcttcacttaTGTCGCCATTCTATGAATCCAACGACCATCACCAACGTTATAAGTCTGTGCATTCCCTAGATTCAAACTATCTAGAACGTGTCGAGCATTGAGTCAATGGTTTAATATACCCTTGGTTAAGGTTTCAAGCTTGATCAAGTTATCTTGGATTATCCATCTACCCTTCCAGAGATCCGGTTTTATCCAGGGTCTTgtcaattggtatcagagaaATCTCTGGAACTGGTATTCTATCATCTTTTCATCATCTATCTTTCCGTCttcttttcttctatttttattttttccgtttaaattattttgtcttGTTTACTGTCTACTGATCGTTGGACCTAGTATGTTTAGGTTTTTGGTTTAACAAGCATTCATATTCCACACTGTGATTCTTGGAAATATATACAaacgttttgaaatttgaaaccaTGGGAATGCATTTCACCATGAGAACAAAAGAGACAGTAACTAAGAATGACTATTGATTTCGATGGTAACTTGGTTTCTTAGACGGGGAATTTGTTGGTAATGATCCAATTTGTGAAGGAATCGAGAGTATTGACATCTGCTCTGTAAAGTTTTTGAGTGAACTCAAGGAACATAGGCCAAGTAAAATCAGGGTATCTTCTTGGTGTCATCTTCTCCAAAATCTCACTTGGTGGCTTCACAACTTTGTCTCTCTTTGGACACAAGAAAAAAGCCATTGATGTCCTCGCGCTCTCTCTGTTCACAACCGCTCTATGCAAACAACTCTTGAATATCCCGTTCGATAGAGCCTACATAACCAAAATTTATCAACTATCTTTATAGGAGTAACCAAAATGTATTTCCATTTTAGATCATTAACTATACCATGAAAGTGTCACCAATATTGACGACGAAAGCTTTAGGATTGGGGAGAATGGATTGCCACTGATTGTCAACAAAGACTTGAAGGCCATTGACTTGGTCTTGGTGAAGAATAGTCAAAGAGCTTGGATCACAATGTGGTCCTGTACCTAATGTGAGATCTGGTGTTTGGCATGGAGGGTAATGATTTAGCCTCATTATCGAATCATTCTCTTCAAAAAATTCCCTGAAATGATCTTTCTTTATGCCTAAACTAAGACCAAGAAGCTCCATGATTTCGAGTGACAGGCTGCTCATTGCTTCACAGTAGTTTTGATACACCCTCCTGTAAACATATTAACCGGGGTAAAACATTAACAAAGCCGGTCAAATTTATTTCCGGTTTAATAATTCCGTTATAAGAAACACGTTTACTCAAGTAAGGCTAGAAAACAGAGGAACATAtgacatatttgtttttttgctcTGTTTTATATTTCTTTGTTCTGGTTTAGGACACGTACCCAAACTGTTCAAACTCTTGTCCTAATGTACCGGAGAAGTAATCTTGAACGGTTCTTGATCCACTTATTTCGTTGGAAAACGGGAAAGAGAGAGTCTCCTTCCATGGGAGCTTGGTGGAGAATCTTCCGGTGAAGCTACTGGCATATCCCCAGCTCTCACCAGGTTTCCTTTGGGCTCTCTGTTTTCCGGCGAGAGGCATGTCGAAGAAACTTTCCATGTAACGGTGAGCATCGGATATGAGCGACTCGCTGACTCCATGATTGACGACGAGGAAGAAACCGTGTTTGGTGCAAGCTTCTGCGATGAGTCTAGAAGCCTCTAGAGTTGTGTCTTGGCTCGAAAGATCGATGAAAGGGACGTTGAGCTCGGGAATGTCAATTGAAGGTTTCTCTTTGTCAGGCCAAATGAATTGGTTTGGGATTTGAGATTGGACGTTAAGAAGAGAAGGGTTGAAGATTAAGGGAGGAGTTTGGTCGTTTTCAAGATCTTGTTTTGGTTCTTGTTCTTTCTCTGCAGGAGATGTTGGTGTTGTGCAAATTATCGCCATCTTTTAGGGGAgagtttttgtgtttttgttgtcTTGTTCTGAGTTTTGTTGTGGAGGAGATGGGGAAACAAATGGTCCTTAAGTCTTTATATAAGCAAGTTTCAAGTCTAGTTAGTGTACATTTGCTTTTCTTCACAATAATTGCGTTCCATTTTTTGTTTCCAGCATTTTGTAGAGGAGTTTGGGATTTTATACTAATCTAGTATCTTGTTTAAGTAAATACTGTATAATAGTAGTTCAAAATTATATTGAACTCAACATTTGGTCTCAATcaataagacaaaaaaaaagctagacgacaaGTAATCCCTAAATTAAATGCGTCTTTGCTCATGTGCATGGTATTCCTGCATGTTCGATTCAGCCTTTATCCTATACAATAATACCTTCCTACGGAATCTTGCAATCATTTCATATAACTACTAGGTCAACAATCCACGCACCCagaatgttatattttataaaacatgtattaaataataacaaaagatatgtaaaatatatttttatgatttgatcaagttaaaattataaaagtatttgaatttttatcaattaaaatataatatatattttaaaattttgactaaaatatttatcaatttttgttgtcatcattaaaattttatatcgtAGATAATTAAATTTAACTGATGTTTAAATAGATAGacacaaatatattttagtatgaATATTTAATAGTATCTATTAAATTATGCTTAATCTTCTTCTGGGTTTATGATTATTTGGATcttttcataacaaaatttttaaattactggtcacaatttttttatatgagaCTTTTTGACAGCTTTAGTAGTTTAATTATAATCGTTtgcaaatatttaaatgtaatatatgcaaaaaaaagtttagtatatgattaatatgattttaaaatttattttactaatataaattgttatcaaatctttattgttcAGTATcattaatttcatattaattgtaaatcacattaggtaattcagtagcttttatttaaagaaaaaatgagaaaaaaacttttttgagCATTTGATTAATGAACGGtccattttattatatatgatgGCAGTCGTGTAATATTTCaagtaattgtttttttttcttaatatgagTGATAAGAGTTATGATATTGACATATAAGCATTGTAGTCAACCTTactacttaaaaaaaatgtttcttaaGAATGTATAACTTGAAAAATGTTTCACAATTAAATATAAGAGCATCTCGTAAAGAAACTccataacttcaaatatataatttttttgctctccaaaaagaaattttaaaacttcaaatttggaGTTCTAAGAAGGAAACTTCAAacttgaagtttcactactcaaaacttaaaatttgaagttttatctttttatttgcatttggttcttaaaattaattaaatatcacATTTATGATCCTTAAGTATTTTTTCGTTTAtcgttttaatccttaaaatttttgtatctcataaatatttcaaatttgtttttttataaattcaagttttactcataaaattaaataaaaatatttaaataagatttataatatttttaactagaattagataacaagaatattacaaaacaaacttaataaaaaagagatacatgaagacataattattgcatgaatttaaatattacaacaaaacTAATAGTGTGATAAATTTTCTCCGGAACCtctaaaatctccaaaatattgtccaaaaaaATTCTGTGTAACCGAAGATGTAGCAttacgaaaataattttatgaaatagtgtggtatttttcttgtagtttaataactagtacatatataaaaatattatgaatttttactaattatgacaaatataaaaactatagtgtaaaatataaataattttgaagttaaatttgaagttaaatttgaatttttttttgtggagaAGAGCaccttgaaacttcaaatatagagttttagaaattttaaaatagtgatATTTTTGGAGATACTTTTAGAGATGATACCGAATAGTGTGAAATGTGTGTACAGAATAcaacaaaattttaagaatGTCTAACCATTAATTAAGAAATATCTAAAATTTCACCTTACAAAAAAGTTATATGTTGTTCTTTACAAATACAAAacctatttattaaatgaaaaacatattcatttgaaaaaaaattaaaatgaagaaAACTAAATTGTACTCaaatataactattaaatttttaaaatttattaatgaaCATCTCTTTAAAACTAAGAAGGATCTTGATCTAGCTTCCGTGGAACCGGAAATGGATAcacgaaaacaaaatatttcgaaacatgaaaacatgatttttttttttagaaatacaaacatttaaaatattatatatatatatgattgatcaatatataaatttattaatttctatatttgttttatCTAA
This genomic stretch from Brassica napus cultivar Da-Ae chromosome C9, Da-Ae, whole genome shotgun sequence harbors:
- the LOC106423674 gene encoding gibberellin 20 oxidase 2-like; protein product: MAIICTTPTSPAEKEQEPKQDLENDQTPPLIFNPSLLNVQSQIPNQFIWPDKEKPSIDIPELNVPFIDLSSQDTTLEASRLIAEACTKHGFFLVVNHGVSESLISDAHRYMESFFDMPLAGKQRAQRKPGESWGYASSFTGRFSTKLPWKETLSFPFSNEISGSRTVQDYFSGTLGQEFEQFGRVYQNYCEAMSSLSLEIMELLGLSLGIKKDHFREFFEENDSIMRLNHYPPCQTPDLTLGTGPHCDPSSLTILHQDQVNGLQVFVDNQWQSILPNPKAFVVNIGDTFMALSNGIFKSCLHRAVVNRESARTSMAFFLCPKRDKVVKPPSEILEKMTPRRYPDFTWPMFLEFTQKLYRADVNTLDSFTNWIITNKFPV